The DNA sequence TGAGGTTTCGGAAACCCGCGCCACGTTATTTCGTATTCAGCCAGACGTCTGTATGCTACGAGTGAGGGCCGATTCTGAAGTCGTAATGCCATGCAGATGACTCTGAGTCAGTGCTCTCCCTGATGAGTCAGATTGTGTTGAGCCAGGTTGAGTCCGAAGTCATCTAAGGCCAAGTGGTAAGTCCAATTTGATGTCTGTTTTAATGAGTCTTCGCTAAAAGTTGAGTCACAGTCCCATACTTGAGTCCTCGTGTCAACTTTGTACAGTAAATCCATTCCCTAATGTGAAGGTTGGACTACTTTATAATCTGTCAATCAAATCCCTTGTTGTGAGAGTTGTGCAGTTGGAATGATACGATGCTATTCTctcataataaaaaagaactATACTTTGTGTGTTTACTTATAATAAAGCATACGGAGGGGACTGGAGTACATCACGCTGCAACTTCGTCTGAAGTTGAGTTCAATTACTCCTTCTTCACAAGGCACAGAAGAGCCATGTGGGATTCACTGTGGGCTTCTCACAGACTGGCCAGTGGCCACATTGCTCCAGTGGGGATAACTGATGGTCAgtagggggctggggggggggggctgggggtggaggtggtggaggtggtggtggtgggggggggggggggggggggtataaagCAGACCCAAAAATGGGAGTTGTGGGTGGCCAtgcacgcccccccccctccacacacacacacacacacacacaccaccaccaccaccaccccttatCAGCCTCCTTTTAGCCACTTCCCTTTTCATTTAATAATCACAGCTTAGATGGACCATGTCACCAAAATAAAGAATGACAGAAaagcctttctttctctctgcccactCCTTTCAATTAGGGGAGCTTTATGTCGTTTGCGCGTTCCCGCCTCTGATCCCACAATGAGTGGGCTCCGGCGCGTCTGGGAGCCCTGCCCGCGGATTCCAGGCCGGAACCTCGCTGATGACGCACTGGCTTGGCTTCTCAGGCTGTTTGCATTCCCGCCGGATCAAGGTCACAAAGGCTCGAAAGCACTAGCCTGCCTCAGACGCAAACAGggccagggagggaggggggcgttACACTAGCgctagctaacacacacacacacacacacgcgcgcgcatacacacacgcacacgcacacgcacacacactcacacacacacacacacacacacacacacacacacacacacactctttgatcCCCAATACCAAaatacactaaacacacacaccttctcagtttaaaaaaaaaaaacacattctcacacactcattcttaaaataataaataagtaaatggaCGTGTGATAGATAAATACATTAATCACTAATGATCACATACTGCCACAATCCAAGACAATCACACCGGCGGTGGGTGCTgccaatgaatgtgaaatgtaTCTGGGCCAATGATGACAAACAGCTCACTCACAACAACGCAGGACTTTGCTTTGTCCTGTCTGCTGTCTGAGCCGAcctacactctcacatacagccCGTGTGCGTCAGTGTTTATGTGGAGCACCTGCTTTTCAGCCAGCACACAGGGCGGGAGATGAGCTACAGGCCCCTGGGACTGTAAACAAATGTCTCGTCCACCGCGTTCACTCcattctcttttttaaaaaaaaataaatctccgCAGTCATCCCAGCTGAACGCGGCAGTGTTTCTTAGTAATAATGTGAGGTGACCGACCAACTGCTGACCTTTCAACCTTTTCGCTAAAGTGTTtgctacacacatactgtacacacgtgcAAAAATAAACTGTACGctgaatgtatatgtgtgcagtcAAACATGTACAGATAAAATGCAcagtcatacaaacacacacatgcacacaaaaagaaacatgcaagccccattctctctctctcacacacacacacacacacacacacaaacacacatgcatctggTGTGCTCACCTGCAGGCCTTGAGGAGGGGTTTGGCTACTGGGAAGAGTTGGGCCAGTGTGGTGTAACATGGGAGGGCTACAGCATTGTAGAAGCTCACCtgccaagggagagagagagagagagagagagagagagagagagagagagagagagagagagaaagagagagagagaggggaaaaatcaTGACAACAGTGACATTTATACAGGAGATGATGACAACGAGCTCCAAAGAACACGATGGAAAAACATTGACCCCCCATGACGTTAGCCCGGCCGTGCTGACGTTGGCATGGTCATTAGGCGCTCCCCAAGAGGAAAACCAAAGATGTGCACAAAAGGGGCTTGGGGTGTAGCGGCGGATGGAAGCCTATTCACTGAGACGAACTGCAATGGAAAACTGGGATATGTATGAAAGAACCCACGTATGTAACACCTTTAACACTGCTCCACAGAGACTAggctgcagaggtgtgtgtgtgtgtgtgtgtgtgtgtgtgtgtgtgtgtgtgtgtgtgtgtgtgtgtgtgtgtgtgtgtgtgtgtgtgtgtgtgtgtgtgtgtgtgtgtgtgtgtgtgtgtgtgtgtgtgtgtgtgtgtggtgtgtgtgtgggtgggtgtgtgggtgggtgggctgatgtgtatgtgggtgtgcatgtgtttgtgtttgtatgttttcctTCCTTGTTTACCTGGCCCTGAGGGATCTCGTCCCTCTTGTCTCTGTCCATCATGGGAATGGGCTGCATTCCTATCTTCTTCATCTCGTCAccctacgagagagagagagagagagagagagagagagagagagagagagagagagagagagagagagaagcagcgggcagagggggtgagagatggTCCACCGTAAGGAAGAGAGCCGCAGAGATCCATAGAGATCCATAGAGGCTAATGTGCAAGGAAGGAGTGCTCAGCTCAAGATGTCTGCTCTAATGTCTCGTACCAGAGGAGTTCAAATGCAGTGTCTTTGTTACTTGAAGCATATGTAggtacacaacacagcactttactttttaaaaatatgtttccacTGAAGTCTTTTGAAATCTCAGAGTTGGCCCTGATTTCAAAATAATGTGCTTCAAAATGAACATTGACATAAGTTAATAGAGATGTATGTGTCAACTGAAATATGAGCAAAACCAACACTGGCATTTTAGCCTTTGCATTTCCTGGCATTATTGCCTGCTCCATGCATCCCTATTGCAGTGTTTCTGACACAGTAGAGAGGTGATGGTGGAAAGGGTACGTTTGGGATTCCTACCTCAGCCCAGAATTCGGCGTAGATGTCGTTGGCCGTGAGTCGTGTGACGGGCCACAGTTTGGTGACAGAGCACAGGTCACAGGCCGTCATCATCAGACCAATCACGCGGTCTCTACAGATGACAGACACCGTTTCAGACCAACCACAAAGCTTCCACCAAATACAgaatacagcaacaggtttaGCCACATATACAAAAAACAATTATCGCCATTCAAGAACAGGTATCCAAATCATGCATTCCCTTTTCACTTCCCTGTACTCCTACCTCCACAGAATTTAAATGAGGAAAAATGAGTCTACCCAAATTGTATGATatgtttctatctgtgtgttgCTTTCTGTGTGCAATGCTAGCAGTGAAATTACACAGTGGTCCAATTCATTAAACGTAATCATGAGCTGGTGCCTGATGTTGATTCGATGTGGGTTTTAATTAAGCCACATGACTTGGTAGAGACTGAGAAAACGACTGGCCCCAGACATTCATAAACCTGTACAAGGCCATGCTGTTGATAgagttaaaaaacaaaaaggttTAATATTTGGCAAGAAACCAAATGAGACACTTGTCTGCCACCTATCATTTGCTATAATAATTTCATAGAAGGTGTTAGGTTGGGTTAGGGTGTTgtactagtctggctatcaccatactaagctaacattagtatggggaggctgctcTTTGTTtctgctgcacaagaggcatgatcaatgggcatcgttcaaatgactacGTACAcatggatagtccttcaaccaatcagaccaacgctAGCTTCTGATTgtagccaaaggttctggcagagaacagaggagatagatgtgcaggtttccagcctgagctgtcgggcgaaatccaaattcgccggaagttcaggcggggttcacccagcctagtgtTGTACTGGAGGTGCAACTAGTTGACTGAAGTAACttaggagaaggagagaaggaaagcgCAACACTGTTTTCTTCATCGGTCTGACTGAACCAAAGTTCAATAAACTGGCGTAGGGTCAGACTCTGATGAAGGTCTGACTGACCAAAAGATCAGTTCAATAACCAGGATACACCATGAAGGAAAcagttttttcttttccctttctcaTAATCATTTCATATCACTTCAAACAATAACATCCTAACAGCATTATTAGACCATAAGATATAAGAGAATAGCCAAACATAATCTTTGCCTATTCTCCATAACAGAGGAGTGGCGAGTGGTTTGTGgtgaacgtttgctaacaatcgcaaacagtctgtgGAGGTAGTGCTCCGCGAACATACAGCGGAACTGTGTTCAGGTGTTTGGGGTCCGGCGCGTGTGACCCCtactgtgacctctgacctgtgcGAGAGATTGTTGAAGTCCAGCGCCCCCGTGGTGTGCAGCTCAGCCAGCTGCTTGCGGTTGGTGAAGTAGAGGGCGAGGTCGGTGGCGATGATGGCCTTGCGGATGATCTCCAGGACCTGCTCGTACTCGCTGGAAGTCAAGTTGGAGAAAATATTGTGCCCTTCCAGCTATGGGAAACAAAGAGATCAATAAAAAAGCAAAAGCTCCACTTATGAGGCGTCCGGCTCAGCTACGCTGCAGAGGCGCAGCTCAAGGGGCCTCctcagagaggaggggggaggggggggggggtgtaggggtaGGCTTGGGGTGGacagggggttggggtggggtggggtggggtggggtggggtgtgagaGGAGGTAGCACCCAGTCCTACGTAGGGTCAGTGAACTCCTTGGCGAGACATTGTGAGAAACTGTCAGTGTGAAACAGTCCGTGTCAAAAAGCCCTCTTAGTGCTTGTCCAAAAACGACAAGTTTTAACCGCCGAAAAGAGGTGCGGTTAGCATACTTTTAGGCTAACGTTTCAAAGTCGTGCCAGATTTGATATTAATATCTGCCGCTTTGCTGGACCACGAACAGATTTTTAGAGAGATTGTGGTTAGAAGACTCTGGTGTCGCTTTTCAACCAAACCCGGTTCCCAATGAACACTAGGTTTAGTTTTCCGGAAAACTTTAACAAATATGTTGACTTTGTAATGGATTTAGGGTGCACCCCTATCCTTAGAAAGGCTAAGAACCCTAAGGGATATTGCCATAAGAAGCTTGCCTGACTGTAGGAGaaaacccatgtgtgtgtgtgtgtgtgtgtgtgtgtgtgtgtgtgtgtgtgtgtgtgaacgtgcatGCATGTTCCAGTGTGGGCACTCAGAACCCACATATCCCCGGGAAAGTCCCTAATATCCCTGGTCAGATAtgacaggagaaagagagtgaggaaagAAAACAGGGAGAGATTTGGACCAGAAGAGACATGGACAAGaaaggagaaaggaaaagagtcagagagagggagtgagtgagaaagaaagagagagagacagggaatagcgacaaagagagagagagagagagagagagagagagagagagagagagagggatagcgacaaagagagagagagagtgagtgagagagagacagagatagagacaaagagggagagagagagagagggagagagagagagagagaaagctcaatggagggaaagaaagggctAGCCCTTTTTGGGGAGAGTGATGAGTGAATGGGGAGAAGTAGGGGATCTCTACCTGCAGGATGGACACGGTCTGGGAGAAGTGGTGCTGCTCCATGGTGGACGTGGAGTAGAGAGCGGCCAGCGGGTGGTCAAACTTCTGCAGGTAGCTGTTGCTGTAGCCCCGGTGGTCCAGGTCATGACACAGACAGGCTATTAGCAGACCTTTCCTCTGTGCGTgtgggagacagaggggggagtTAGAGAACGTGagggaaacaaagagagagtggcacaaagataaaaaaagaagagagttttagtgagagagatggacagaaggagggagtcagaatggaggagagagaaagagagagaaaaaaaacaaatgagaatAAGAgtaaaaggagagaaaggaacgCTACTCTGGGTCAAAAATCTTTTGTTCAGGGTGCTCTTCAAAAAAGGGCCTAAGATTCCTTCatgaaaaaatagaaaaattgAGGCACTCCTATTCAGAAAAAAGCCTTTAATACAAAACTGGCTCATGAGAATAAGAGTCCTTCTGTCTGCCTGAAATGTGTTTCCACACGCTGAAAGCATTTCACATTTTGTCCATCTCCTGGTATCTCACTGGACTTTTCCGGCACTATCTGACGAGAATTAACAGTTGGGGGTCCTCACCTCCAGCTCCGTGAAGATGCCCGAGACCTTCTGCAGAATGGCGTACATGCAGTGTGCCACGGTCACCGCGTGCTTCCAGTTGTGGTAGGGCACGCGCCGGTAGTTCTTCTTCACCGACATGGTGAAGCGACACAGTTTCTCCAGCTCAAAGCtgcaagggggggtgggggagggagggggagggggggagacgCTGAGAATGAGATGAGTCGCTTCCATCAGTCACAAACTCTATCAAatgttttaattgctttaatcGTACAACAGCTACATGAATGGCTACAGTTAGCTGAACATTTCCCCTTTCGGTTTTGCGACAATTTTATCCGGTATCCTTGTTTTCCAGAGAGAAATGTCAGAAACAAATGGCTTTAGTAGTTTTAATGCCCAGCTTCAAGGGACTTGATATGACACACCTGGGTCTGTTAATCGCTCAAAGACTATCTAACATCTTGTGCTAAGTGCCGTGTTCCATATCCATACCTAGCTTGCCCACAGGAGGTATGGATCATATAGACAAAGACAGCAGGCCAGAACTCCTCGAAGGGGCTGATGTCAAAATGGAACctggaaaagagaagagaggagagaggagaggagaggagagcagagcagaggagaggagaggagaggaggagaggaggagaggaggagaggagaggagaggagaggagaggagaggaaaggagaaagaagaaagaagaggagagcagaggagaggagcagaagaaCAAACATGTCTGTGTGACTACAGGGGCTCCATGGGCTGACATCCCACATTCCACACCGCTGATGTCATCCATGGCCACCTCTACCTTTTCATCGACTCTGAGAGGACACTCACAACGGCCCAAACACCGCACCTGATACTGACCAGATGAAGCAGTCTGACACAGCGCTCACATACACTTTACTAACATGGCTAAAGAGATGTTTTGCGAATGCTGAGTTAAAAGACCATCATTGCCATTGTTTGTGCAAATACAGTATCTCTGACACAAACTTGGATTGACAATAGTCCCATTTATAATTATGGGAATAGGAACTTAAACCCAAAGAATTTTGTCCGAGGCTACAAACATCAGGTTTGGCTTACATGTAAACGGGGCTATTGTGGTTACAACTGCACACACTGTGGTTGACAGAAAAGAGTCCAAGGCCAATAACTCAGTCCATCTGAGCTGAGGAGGGAGGACTCAGGAGTCTCATCTGAATCCCCACCTGAAGGACATAAATCATCATCTGGATCTGACCATGGCATGTCATCTTGACTACGGATGAGGATAAAACAGCTGACATCTCACTAACGTTACCTCTCCAAAAGGATCACATGACTGCGAGCGTGGCTCGTATGATTCACCGCGTAAATAAATACCGCAGTGTGAGCAGAGATGGTTGATAAAGCGAGACGACGATTCACAAACGGCTCATTTCCTGTATCTGTTAGGAGTCCAGAAGTAAGTAGGTCCAAACTCTAAACTTGAGTTGTTTATCCCGTGTCCGAAAGAGTGTGtttcattggcatcacacacaatgacaataaaatagtACACATCATAtttaaaaattatatttatctTATTTTAATGCTTATTcagatatttttgttttgtttgacatAATGGACACGCCTATTTATGAGTCCAGAACTacgtgccatttcattccattggcAAATCCATTTATGATTCACTAGACAATCTTTTTGGTGTGAGGGTACTAAGTTGTGTCTCAGGGATCAGACTTATTAGGTGTAACTGCACTGACCAGAGTTTCTGTGCAGAATGATGCTGACAAACTAAACACTCCTGAGACTGGCTCACTGGTAAGGCTCAGTGACCGCTGCTATGCCCTGTGACTGGCATAGAGGAATAAACGACTGTTTGTAGGCAGCTTGAGAGGCTGAATGTACCGAAAATAAAGCCAGATACAATAGCCTACACTAGCACCTGTTTGCCGGAGGCTGGAGTTTCAGCGTATTTGTAAAAGGCATGACAAGTGCAGGCTGGGTGGCACAAGCTGGGTCTCACAGGCTGGTCAAACCAGAATGTGGCGATGGTGTAATACGAAGGAATTTGTACGACAGCGCTGGCATTCGCGGACTTTGTCGAACGCGTGCGATACTGGCGCGAGGAGCGCTGTGCCAGGGGACGGCGGCGTGACGGGCAGAGAGCGGCGGTCAGCAGCACTCACAGTTCAATCTCCTTGTACATGGGCGTGGGGAGGTTGAGCTCTGCCAGGGTCTCCAGCTCCTCGGACGTGCAGATGCTGTGGTAGGACAGCTTCTCCATGGTCACCCTGTAGATGCACTCCGAGTGCCGGATCCGATGGTacatctggacacagagaagagagagagagagagggagagagagagagattaggacaaagagaggaggagaggaggagaggaagagaatagaggagtagaaaagggagaggagatgagagaacagGGAGAAAGGGTACGatatgagaaaaagagagggaaagagaacagagtgaaaaggaaagaaaagatgagaaggggaagaagagaagggaggagaggaggggtgatatcaagagagaaaagacaaaaaggacAGGAGAAAATGAGCAGAGCAGAaaagagacaagagaggagaagaaaagagaggggaggagaagggaggagaggataggaggacTCATCGCTCAGTCCGGTCAGCCAACAGAGAGACGGACTGATAAACAAGAGCAAGCGTGGTCCGCAGACAGAGACGTGTGTGAGCGAGCTGATTGACTCAGACGGCCAGACTTGGGGCCACACGTGTGGCCAATTTTCCCCTGTTTGCAAATCACTTTCTCGCCAGGTTGTGTTTTTCCAAGCGCAAGACGACTCCAGACATTACTCAACGATAAATAAGGACAGACAGGGGCGAACGAGCGAGCGCAACTGGTGACCGTCCAAACCCCTCTGCTCTGGAaactcttctctccccttctctctcttcctcctcgacTGCAACGATCTTTGtctcgttttttttcttctctccctgccgtctctctctctctcgttctccctcccctcttgcGTCTACCCACAatgctttgggggggggggggtgtatgacCGTTCATCCCGCCGTTGCTCCGGTATCTGTGtgccgagcgagcgagcgtccTCGTACTCTCTCGTCGGCGACTTCTGGGCCATCGGGCTCCTGCCAAGCTGTGGTCCACCGACACTCACAAAGAGCCATTCAGCAGCATCCTGGCCACCACCGGCATCACAAGCTTGTAAACTGGCAAAGATATTGCGCtgtcggcacacacacacacgcacacacacactcacacacgcacgcacacacacgcacagacacacagacatacacacacagacacacacacagacacacacacagacacacacacacacacacacacacacacacacacacacacacacacacacgcacacgcacacgcacaagcacacagacacacagacacacagacacacgcgcacacacacacacacacacacgcgcacgcctCCCCCCAATCTTCCATCACCAGCCCCTTCCACCACAACAAATAAATCACTACTCTGCCAGAGTGACTTCCCTATAAGGGGCTGAGGCGTGAATTATGTCTAAATATAAATCCCATTGGTGGATGGCGGCAAAGCGCTTGTGGTCTTAAAATATTAACGCGCCTCATCAATTTTAAAAGCAAGCGACGTGACGCGACTCCTGCGCAAGTGTGTCGCACAGGGGGTGAGTCAGACCTCACGGTTGGAGGAGGGGGAGCGGCGGGGTGAGGGCTGGAGAgcagggtggagggagggtggagggagggtggagggagggtggagggagctCAGGCAGGCGACGGCACACCGCCGCATGCTTGCGCGCGAGACTGTTGTCATGGCTCCCCGTCGTTTACCCACAACCTTCAAACACACTCTAAATGAGTCGTTAGCCGAGAAAGGGCAAGCCTCTGATTCAGCACAATGCGCGCCTTTGTGGGCGTCACGGCCGGCGTGGAAAAGCGCGCCGTGGCGCtcgactaccccccccccccgcatccCTCCCCGCCGCTCCGCTCGTCTCCTGAGGTAATTACGCCGTCAGCAGCAGCGGTGCTAACTGTCAGCTCGGGTGAGTAAGACGTGGTCCCCGACGGCTGGGCCGCGCCAGGAGGCGACCGGGGAGAGTTTTCTTTATAGAAACCATTAAGTCCACAATTACAGATGTGCTTGCTTAcatctcatctgtgtgtgtgtgtgtgcgtgtgtgtgtgcatgtgtgggtgtgtgcgtgtgtacgtgtgtgcgtgcctgtgtgcatgcatgtgtgtgcatctcatctgtgagcgtgcgtgcgcgcctgtgtgtgtgcgtgtgtgtgtgtgtgtgtgcgtttgtgtgtgtgtgtgtgcgtgcgcatgcgcAGAGAGGTATTGCACTCACATTTGCACAGTGTAAGGCCAGAGCACAAAATACAGCAAACATCTTAAAGTTGTTCTCGTCGGTTTTCGTGAAGGCACTTCCGTTCAGCTTGTTCACCATCTGTACGACACCTATTACAGTCCCCCGGCTCACGATGGGCATGCACAGGATGTTCCTAGTGGTGTAGCCAGTGTAGAGGTCCACCTCTCtgtagggacagagagagagagaaaaagagacagaggaggagagagagagggagagagaaagagagggagggagagagagagagagagagagagagagagagggacaaaatcAGATGAGTGTCCATCATCCATTAGAAGCTGAGTTAAACAAAGTCAAGTCTAGATTGGCGGCTCATCTGGGCTTTGCGTAATCATCTTACTCCAGATTACGCCCAAATCTACACCACTGCACTAGTAAGGGGGAGAGTCTGACTGTAACAAGGtctcaactgcacacacactgcagtaggCCTGCTGAATGGCTGCATAGCACAGGCATGCCACGGGATATGGATGTGTAGCTTTGCACATATATTCAAAGGGAGGAATCAGTTTATAAGCAAATAGTGAGAATGGGTAACTACACTTTGAAAAGTAAAGAAATATTAttctgcaggctgtgtgtgtgtgtgtgagagagagagagagagagagagagagtgagtaagaaagagagagagagagagtgtgaggtgtgtgtgagtgtatatgtgtgagtgtgtgtgtgtgcatgcgttttaCCTATTGAATCGAGGGTCTGCATAGGCATCTGGAATATTTAAGACTTCTCCCGTCCGTGCCACCTGGCCGGCTATTCCTTTCTCTATAGAAAACCTgtcagaggaacacacacacacacacacacacacacacacacacggaacaactcagacacacacataaaacacacggCCATAACAGCGCTCGCTCGTCTGAACCTGCGCTCACTTACTGTAATGCTCTCACTTTATGGGAGGAGAGTGCCCTCTGCTCTGCTAACCCTAGGGGGCAGAAGagtgagtaaacacacacacacacacacacacacacacacacacacacacacacacctacacacacctacaaacacacacacacacacacacacacacacacacacacacacacacaccccagcccgCGACAGGACAGCGTCAGAGCGTTTTACTTACTcgttaaaataaatatttaattaaatgaaaacaacaacaccaaacCAGGCTGGAATGGTGGTGCCACTGGCATCTCTGCCAGCCACACCGCAACCCTCCCTTCACAGCCCCCTCTCACAGGCAGCCCTCCTCCACTGCTCGCCAAAACAGCCAGCCTCTCTATGAGTTAGCAGATttatgcgctctctctctctctttctctctccctctctttctctctctctatcccactctctccctccctctctttctctctctctctctctctctcactaagtGACAAGCTATCCCTGTCTTGTTACTCATTACCGGGGGGGCCTCGGTTGTGCCGCTTGTTGCGCAGATGCCACGTCGCTGCAGGCTTAGCGCCTCGCTCCGTGCCAAGGGAGAGCTGCCCCGCCTGCTAAACCGTTCACACGAGCGGCGCGGTGGCACGACACAACAACAGATACAGCACAGGCCGCCTGGGGAAGCGGGCAGAGCAGGTAGGGCAGCGAGAAATAGGTGTAGGTCTGCTGGAGGTCATAGGTGTAGGAGAAATAGGTGTAGGTCTGCTGGAGGACATAGGTGTAGGAGAAATAGGTGTAGGTCTGCTGGAGGACATAGGTGTAGGAGAAATAGGTGTAGGTCTGCTGGAGGACATAGGTGTAGGAGAAATAGGTGTAGGTGTGCTGGAGGACATAGGTGTAGGAGAAATAGGTGTAGGTCTGCTGGAGGACATAGGTGTAGGAGAAATAGGTATAGGTGTACTGGAGGACATAGGTGTAGGAGAAATAGGTGTAGGTCTGCTGGAGGACATGACACAGGAGGAACCAATCTGGggtgcatttcccaaaaccatagttgctaaccaaGTTAGCAAAACTGAGTTAgcaacttaagcctaccttacactgacaagatttgggaaagattcttgaaagattgtctTGAAAGAAGGGGCATacgttaaaagactacaatctttcaaaaatatttcccaaatcttgtcagtgtaaggtaggctttaggccTGCTGAATGGCTAACTAAGtcagcaactttgttggttgcaatgcaatttcccattgccaaccaactaagttgctaacaggttttgggaaacgcatcCCCGATAGGAATGCATGAGAGAGCAACCGAGAGCAAGCAAATCTGTGAGaagtcctttcttttttttgttgttgttgtgaagtGGTGGTAGTGATGGGGCCCTGGATGAGGACATGTTGGAGAGACTGGTGTTCTGGGACACCCAACGCCCAAACTACTGGCTATTCTCCAGGAACAACATAATCAGTCAATTATTTGCTGATTGCTGTTGTCATCTTGACATCACATTATTGCAAAAGATGGTGGAATGTTTAGAAGTTTCTCAATGCTTTTTGAGAGGTGTGTTCGGTAAAAGTGATTCCAGACCAATGAAACGTCAGCCTTGTCATCATCCCCACTCACTAGCAATTAGCCGCCTGAGGTGATTCTTTC is a window from the Sardina pilchardus chromosome 18, fSarPil1.1, whole genome shotgun sequence genome containing:
- the pde10a gene encoding cAMP and cAMP-inhibited cGMP 3',5'-cyclic phosphodiesterase 10A isoform X4, whose protein sequence is MSRKRKTPDDGGDLTKAEGSMPASDSDEGLTDEKVKAYLSLHPQMLEEFVSESVSAETLDKWLKRKNSSRPADDPGTKEVSRQYQDTNMQGVVYELNSYMEQRLDTGGDNKLLLYELCNIIKTATKADGFALYFLGECNNSLCLFTPTGAKEGLPSLISTFPIAFGTTIAAHVAKTRKTVLVEDIMGDERFPLGTGQDSGIRVHSVLCLPVLTAIGDLIAILELRRQWGRQPFNLSHQEVATANLAWASVAIHQVQVCRGLAKQTELNDFLLDVSKTYFDNIVAIDSLLEHIMIYAKNLVNADRCALFQVDHINKELYSDLFDIGEENEGKPVFRKTKEIRFSIEKGIAGQVARTGEVLNIPDAYADPRFNREVDLYTGYTTRNILCMPIVSRGTVIGVVQMVNKLNGSAFTKTDENNFKMFAVFCALALHCANMYHRIRHSECIYRVTMEKLSYHSICTSEELETLAELNLPTPMYKEIELFHFDISPFEEFWPAVFVYMIHTSCGQASFELEKLCRFTMSVKKNYRRVPYHNWKHAVTVAHCMYAILQKVSGIFTELERKGLLIACLCHDLDHRGYSNSYLQKFDHPLAALYSTSTMEQHHFSQTVSILQLEGHNIFSNLTSSEYEQVLEIIRKAIIATDLALYFTNRKQLAELHTTGALDFNNLSHRDRVIGLMMTACDLCSVTKLWPVTRLTANDIYAEFWAEGDEMKKIGMQPIPMMDRDKRDEIPQGQVSFYNAVALPCYTTLAQLFPVAKPLLKACRANLGQWEHIVEGEEPPGWVPADVADTPGQEEEAAAAAGEPGPVKVDN